One Bacillota bacterium genomic region harbors:
- a CDS encoding RnfABCDGE type electron transport complex subunit B has protein sequence MIYVKAVLGLGLMGAVFGLALALAAKKFAVEQDARQDRIMEVLPGANCGGCGFPGCSGLAAAIVAGKAPTDGCPVGGAAVAAKVAAIMGVDAGEAKARKVARVLCQGGAANCGSRFTYDGLRDCKAAQLVGGGAKACVYGCLGLGSCVAACAFDALHMGPEGIPVVDEDACTSCGRCVAACPRGIIEMVPESQSVTVLCRSHARGAEVRKTCKVGCIGCGLCVKVCPTGAISMEDNLAVIDAGKCDACGKCVEKCPTKCIVVRGAKADTGSLAAS, from the coding sequence ATGATATACGTCAAAGCGGTCCTTGGCCTCGGGCTGATGGGAGCGGTATTCGGACTCGCGCTCGCTCTCGCGGCCAAGAAGTTCGCGGTGGAGCAGGATGCCAGACAAGACAGAATCATGGAGGTCCTACCCGGAGCCAACTGCGGCGGGTGTGGCTTTCCGGGCTGCAGCGGGCTGGCGGCGGCGATAGTAGCCGGCAAGGCACCGACGGACGGGTGCCCCGTGGGAGGCGCAGCGGTGGCTGCGAAGGTTGCCGCCATCATGGGCGTTGACGCCGGCGAGGCGAAGGCGAGAAAGGTAGCCAGGGTTCTGTGCCAAGGCGGTGCGGCCAATTGCGGTTCGAGGTTCACGTATGACGGCCTTCGCGACTGCAAGGCCGCTCAACTCGTTGGGGGCGGCGCGAAGGCGTGCGTATACGGTTGTCTCGGCCTGGGGTCATGTGTCGCGGCTTGCGCCTTTGACGCTCTCCACATGGGGCCTGAGGGCATACCGGTGGTGGACGAGGATGCGTGCACTTCCTGCGGTAGATGCGTTGCGGCTTGTCCGAGGGGTATCATCGAGATGGTGCCGGAATCGCAATCGGTGACAGTCTTGTGCAGGTCGCACGCGCGTGGCGCGGAGGTCCGGAAGACATGTAAGGTCGGGTGCATCGGGTGCGGGCTGTGCGTCAAAGTCTGTCCCACAGGTGCCATATCCATGGAAGACAATCTCGCCGTCATCGACGCGGGGAAGTGCGACGCGTGCGGCAAGTGCGTGGAGAAGTGCCCGACCAAGTGCATAGTGGTGAGAGGCGCGAAGGCTGACACTGGCTCACTTGCGGCGAGCTAG
- the rsxA gene encoding electron transport complex subunit RsxA: MGEILVIFFGGVLLNNFILSRILGVCPFIGVSKQVETATGMGMAVVFVMGVASVVTWTVQHYMLVPLGLGYLQTIAFILVIAALVQLVEMVIQKVSPVLYKALGIYLPLITTNCAVLGVAILNITEDYDLLGAAVNGIAGASGFTLAIILFAAIRERMDLAPIPESLKGFPMALITAGLMSIAFLGFAGFRLKELFGVM, encoded by the coding sequence ATGGGTGAGATACTTGTCATATTCTTCGGAGGCGTGCTCCTGAACAACTTCATCCTGTCGAGGATCCTCGGAGTGTGCCCGTTCATAGGCGTGTCCAAACAAGTCGAGACGGCCACGGGCATGGGCATGGCGGTCGTGTTCGTGATGGGGGTGGCGTCTGTCGTGACCTGGACGGTTCAGCACTACATGCTGGTGCCGCTTGGCCTGGGTTACCTACAGACCATCGCCTTCATCCTCGTGATCGCGGCGCTTGTTCAGCTCGTCGAGATGGTGATCCAGAAGGTGAGCCCAGTGCTGTACAAGGCCCTCGGCATCTACCTGCCGCTCATCACCACCAACTGCGCGGTGTTGGGGGTGGCGATTCTGAACATCACCGAGGACTACGACCTTCTTGGGGCCGCCGTGAACGGCATCGCGGGCGCGTCCGGGTTCACGCTGGCGATAATCCTGTTCGCCGCGATAAGAGAGCGCATGGACCTCGCGCCGATACCCGAGTCGCTGAAAGGCTTCCCCATGGCCCTGATAACCGCAGGCCTCATGTCCATCGCTTTTCTGGGATTCGCGGGGTTCAGGCTCAAAGAGCTTTTCGGCGTCATGTAG
- a CDS encoding electron transport complex subunit E produces MSFRSEFSKGLVKENPTFRILLGMCPTMATSVAVSNGIGMGIAATFVLVGSNVIISMLRNVIPSKIRIPCYIVVIASFVTMVDLVMAAFVPRLHEVLGIFIPLIVVNCIILARAEAFASKNGVWYSLADGLGMGLGFTLALTGLSAIRELLGTGTLIAVPDFGFAGVKVFDRSLAAVLMIMPPGGFITLGLLIGLLNSLSRRGKKTAQA; encoded by the coding sequence GTGAGTTTTAGGTCCGAATTCTCAAAGGGACTCGTGAAGGAGAATCCCACTTTCAGGATACTCCTTGGAATGTGCCCGACCATGGCGACGAGTGTGGCAGTTTCCAACGGAATAGGCATGGGGATCGCAGCGACGTTCGTGCTCGTCGGGTCGAACGTGATCATTTCCATGTTGCGGAACGTGATTCCGTCCAAGATACGTATCCCATGCTACATCGTGGTCATAGCCTCGTTCGTGACGATGGTCGATCTGGTGATGGCTGCTTTCGTGCCGAGGCTTCACGAGGTGCTTGGCATATTCATTCCGCTCATCGTCGTGAACTGCATCATACTTGCAAGGGCTGAGGCGTTTGCCTCGAAGAACGGGGTATGGTACTCGCTCGCGGACGGCCTCGGCATGGGGCTCGGCTTCACGCTGGCACTCACCGGTCTGAGCGCGATAAGGGAGCTCCTCGGGACGGGCACCCTCATTGCCGTGCCTGATTTTGGGTTTGCCGGAGTCAAGGTGTTCGATCGCAGTCTCGCGGCGGTCCTCATGATCATGCCTCCCGGAGGCTTCATCACCTTGGGGCTCTTGATAGGCCTTCTCAATTCCCTGAGCCGTCGGGGTAAGAAGACGGCTCAGGCGTGA
- a CDS encoding RnfABCDGE type electron transport complex subunit G, with protein MRDVWKLGFILFAICAVAAGSLAVVNDITEERIASQAAVRLEQALRAVVPEAEEFKDETDRVLSSVGSQAGDGGSKASVVGTVYIGYKNGEVAGVAFACAPSGYGGPIDAVVGVSRDGVVTGLTVVKHSETPGLGANITSKDFQERFLGLRAGATVKVTRDGGQVQAITGATISSRAVASAVDQALRVFEAASREGVW; from the coding sequence GTGCGTGACGTCTGGAAGCTGGGCTTCATCCTTTTTGCCATCTGTGCGGTGGCTGCGGGTTCGCTCGCGGTGGTGAACGACATCACAGAGGAGAGGATCGCATCTCAGGCTGCCGTTCGACTCGAGCAGGCGCTTAGGGCGGTCGTGCCCGAGGCTGAGGAATTCAAGGACGAGACAGACAGGGTGCTTTCGAGCGTCGGTTCCCAGGCTGGGGACGGCGGGTCAAAGGCTTCTGTCGTTGGCACGGTGTACATCGGATACAAGAACGGCGAAGTCGCCGGGGTCGCGTTTGCCTGCGCCCCTTCCGGCTACGGCGGGCCCATTGATGCAGTCGTGGGCGTGTCGCGCGATGGCGTGGTGACCGGATTGACCGTGGTGAAGCACTCCGAAACGCCTGGGCTGGGTGCGAACATCACTAGCAAGGACTTCCAAGAGAGATTCCTCGGGCTGCGCGCAGGGGCCACGGTGAAGGTCACGAGGGATGGCGGGCAAGTGCAGGCTATCACCGGAGCGACCATCTCGTCCAGGGCGGTAGCCAGTGCCGTCGACCAAGCTCTTCGAGTGTTCGAGGCTGCTTCGCGAGAGGGGGTCTGGTGA
- a CDS encoding RnfABCDGE type electron transport complex subunit D — MDATGLVVSSSPHQRTAVSTPVIMSDVILALMPASLAGVWFFGLRAFAMMLVCVVAAVATEAGLEKLFRKPITIGDYSAAVAGLLLALVLPPDLPLWIGAIGAVFSMAIAKFIFGGLGQNVFNPALIGRAVLLASWPVAMTRWRWPLFEAAWISDFDALSSATPLALLRLGGIKTPYVNLFLGNVAGSIGETSALAILIGAAYLIWRGHINWRIPASFIGTVAVLAALFGEDPLFHMLAGGLFLGAFFMATDYVTSPVTPKGQIAFGIGCGVLTVLIRLFGGYPEGVCYAILIMNSATALIDRVTVPRKFGEVKKGA; from the coding sequence ATGGATGCAACAGGACTCGTAGTGTCTTCGTCGCCGCACCAGCGGACTGCAGTATCAACGCCCGTCATCATGAGCGACGTCATTCTTGCTCTGATGCCGGCGTCGCTGGCAGGGGTGTGGTTCTTCGGGCTTCGGGCGTTCGCGATGATGCTGGTGTGCGTGGTGGCGGCGGTAGCCACCGAGGCGGGGCTCGAGAAGCTCTTTAGGAAGCCTATCACCATCGGAGACTACAGCGCCGCCGTGGCCGGGCTGCTGCTTGCCCTGGTGTTGCCGCCCGACCTGCCGCTTTGGATCGGGGCCATCGGGGCGGTGTTCTCCATGGCCATCGCCAAGTTCATCTTCGGCGGGCTTGGCCAGAACGTCTTCAACCCGGCGCTCATCGGGCGGGCGGTGCTCCTGGCCTCATGGCCCGTGGCCATGACGAGGTGGAGGTGGCCACTCTTCGAGGCAGCGTGGATAAGTGACTTCGATGCGCTGAGTTCCGCTACCCCACTTGCCCTTCTGAGGTTGGGCGGCATCAAGACTCCGTACGTCAACCTGTTCCTCGGGAACGTGGCGGGTTCGATCGGGGAGACATCAGCCCTGGCGATCTTGATCGGAGCTGCGTACCTGATCTGGCGCGGGCACATTAACTGGCGCATTCCGGCGAGCTTCATCGGCACTGTGGCGGTTCTGGCGGCGCTTTTTGGAGAGGACCCGCTGTTCCACATGCTCGCCGGGGGGCTCTTCTTGGGCGCGTTCTTCATGGCAACGGACTACGTCACGAGCCCGGTCACACCGAAAGGCCAGATCGCCTTCGGGATCGGGTGCGGTGTTCTGACGGTCCTCATCAGGCTGTTCGGCGGCTATCCGGAGGGCGTGTGCTACGCGATCCTGATCATGAATTCCGCCACTGCTCTCATAGATAGGGTCACGGTGCCCCGCAAGTTCGGGGAGGTGAAGAAGGGTGCGTGA
- the rsxC gene encoding electron transport complex subunit RsxC, producing MVAKTFRGGVHAHYHKEDTASKPIRRLGPPGRVVISLHQHTGAPCEPLVKVGDTVKTGQKIGDSPARLTAPVHASVSGKVVGVSPHPQSGGREVLSVIIESDGADTLDEHVEPRRDADELSADEIKTIIREAGIVGLGGAAFPTHFKLTPPPGKSFDTVIVNGAECEPYLSADHRLMVERAGDVVDGVKLLLKATSVKKAYVGIEENKPDAIEAISQAAKSDERISVVPLKVKYPQGAEKQLIWAILGREVPSGGLPVDVGVVVNNVGTAAAVKDAVCSGMPLVERVVTVAGSCIAEPQNVQVRIGTLLSDLIEACGGCSSPPAKIIIGGPMMGVAQFTTDIPVTKGTSGVLLLGKEEAAPAGPMPCVRCGKCVEACSMRLMPLWIASYAEAGRYGDAERVNALDCIECGCCSFVCPSRRRLVQAIRLAKSEIMARRRKAQAS from the coding sequence ATGGTAGCGAAAACCTTTAGGGGAGGAGTACACGCCCACTACCACAAAGAGGACACCGCGTCGAAGCCCATAAGGAGGCTGGGCCCGCCTGGGAGGGTCGTAATATCCCTCCACCAGCACACCGGCGCGCCGTGTGAGCCTCTTGTGAAGGTGGGAGACACGGTCAAGACTGGGCAGAAGATCGGCGACAGCCCGGCTAGGCTGACGGCACCCGTTCACGCGAGCGTGTCCGGAAAGGTCGTGGGAGTGTCACCACATCCACAGTCTGGTGGGAGAGAGGTTCTGTCCGTCATCATCGAGTCAGATGGCGCGGACACCCTCGACGAGCACGTCGAGCCGAGGAGGGACGCGGATGAGCTCAGCGCTGACGAGATTAAGACCATAATCCGCGAAGCGGGCATAGTCGGCCTGGGCGGCGCGGCGTTCCCCACTCATTTCAAGCTGACGCCGCCGCCTGGCAAGAGCTTCGACACGGTAATCGTAAACGGTGCCGAGTGCGAGCCGTACCTCTCCGCAGACCACAGGTTGATGGTGGAGCGGGCTGGGGACGTGGTGGACGGCGTGAAGCTTCTTCTCAAGGCCACGAGCGTCAAGAAGGCCTACGTCGGGATCGAGGAGAACAAGCCAGACGCGATCGAGGCCATATCCCAAGCGGCCAAGAGCGACGAGAGGATATCTGTCGTTCCGCTCAAAGTCAAGTACCCGCAGGGCGCCGAGAAGCAGCTCATTTGGGCGATCCTCGGGCGGGAGGTCCCATCCGGGGGGCTTCCCGTGGACGTGGGGGTCGTGGTAAACAACGTGGGGACCGCTGCAGCAGTGAAAGACGCCGTTTGCTCAGGGATGCCCCTTGTCGAGCGGGTCGTGACCGTGGCAGGTTCCTGCATTGCCGAGCCGCAGAACGTGCAAGTGAGGATAGGAACGCTTCTAAGCGATCTCATAGAGGCCTGCGGGGGGTGCTCCTCCCCGCCCGCGAAGATCATAATCGGTGGGCCGATGATGGGAGTGGCGCAGTTCACGACGGACATCCCTGTTACGAAGGGGACATCAGGGGTGTTGCTCTTGGGCAAAGAGGAGGCTGCGCCCGCCGGGCCGATGCCCTGCGTGAGGTGTGGAAAGTGCGTGGAGGCGTGTTCCATGAGGCTCATGCCGCTTTGGATAGCGAGCTACGCGGAAGCGGGTAGGTATGGCGACGCGGAACGCGTGAACGCCCTCGACTGCATCGAGTGTGGGTGCTGCAGTTTCGTGTGCCCGTCGCGCAGGCGTCTCGTGCAGGCCATCAGGCTTGCCAAGTCGGAGATCATGGCGAGGAGGCGCAAGGCCCAGGCGAGCTGA
- the ndk gene encoding nucleoside-diphosphate kinase, with protein sequence MERTFIIVKPDGVERGLVGTVLERFERRGFRIVKMEMRTIARTDAARHYEHLADRPMFPGLLDYVTRGPSALIVLEREGDAVKVARTLVGATNPAEALPGTIRGDFGGTLPENVVHASDSRESYEREVGIFFPGDAQSLIT encoded by the coding sequence ATGGAGCGAACGTTCATAATCGTGAAGCCCGATGGGGTAGAGCGTGGGCTTGTTGGAACCGTGCTCGAACGTTTCGAGAGAAGGGGCTTCCGCATCGTCAAGATGGAGATGAGGACCATCGCGAGGACGGACGCCGCGCGCCACTACGAGCACCTTGCTGACCGCCCGATGTTCCCGGGACTTCTTGACTACGTGACGCGAGGCCCTTCGGCCCTCATCGTGCTCGAGCGTGAGGGCGACGCGGTGAAGGTGGCGAGGACCTTAGTGGGCGCCACGAACCCGGCGGAGGCGCTTCCGGGCACCATCAGGGGGGATTTCGGTGGGACGCTCCCGGAGAACGTCGTCCATGCCTCGGACTCCCGAGAAAGCTATGAGCGGGAAGTCGGGATCTTCTTTCCCGGGGACGCGCAAAGCCTGATAACTTGA
- a CDS encoding formate--tetrahydrofolate ligase, which produces MAEATYGRIPPDIEIAQSARLEPIGHIAAKVGLTEDDIEYYGKYKAKVRLEAIDRLKSRPYGKLIYTTAITATPAGEGKTCTAVGLTQALGKLGKKVMVALREPSLGPTFGVKGGAAGGGYSQVLPMEDINLHFTGDIHAVGAAHNLLAAMVDNHIHQGNELGIDPRRVVWRRVMDISDRQLRNIVVGLGGKANGFPMESGFDITVASEVMACLGLSRSLSDLKDRFSKLVVAYTYEGRPVTASELKAVGAMAVIMKDAIKPNLVQTLEGQPAFVHGGPFANIAYGNNSILATETALRLADYVVTEGGFAADLGAEKFFDIVCRITEVRPHVVVLVASVRALHHHGGVAKSKLAEKNLDALAKGCENLDKHVTNVTKKFGLPVVVAINRFPADDREELEYLQRHCEELGVRSAVSEVVARGGDGGRELAEAVLDALERDEPNFRFLYDLELSVKEKIEILATEIYGADGVVYAGTAERDIKVIEEQGLGGLPICMAKTQLSLSDDPSLRGAPRGWKLTVREVRASAGAGFLVPLCGQMMTMPGLPARPAAENVDIDDDGKIVGLF; this is translated from the coding sequence ATGGCGGAAGCGACGTACGGCAGGATCCCTCCCGACATCGAGATAGCGCAAAGCGCAAGGCTCGAGCCAATAGGTCACATCGCCGCAAAGGTGGGGCTGACCGAGGACGACATCGAGTACTACGGGAAGTACAAGGCCAAGGTAAGGCTGGAAGCCATCGACCGGCTCAAGAGCCGTCCGTACGGCAAGCTCATCTACACGACAGCTATCACTGCGACGCCCGCCGGCGAGGGGAAGACCTGCACTGCGGTGGGGCTCACGCAGGCCCTGGGGAAGCTGGGCAAGAAGGTCATGGTCGCGCTGCGCGAGCCGTCGCTCGGGCCGACCTTCGGCGTCAAGGGCGGTGCCGCCGGCGGGGGGTACTCCCAAGTACTGCCAATGGAGGACATCAATCTCCACTTCACCGGGGACATCCATGCCGTGGGGGCTGCTCACAACCTGCTTGCGGCGATGGTCGACAACCACATCCATCAGGGAAACGAACTGGGGATAGACCCGCGGCGAGTCGTGTGGCGTCGCGTCATGGACATAAGCGACAGGCAGCTCCGAAACATCGTGGTGGGCCTGGGCGGCAAGGCCAACGGGTTTCCAATGGAGAGCGGGTTCGACATCACCGTGGCCTCGGAGGTCATGGCATGCCTCGGGCTTTCTCGATCTCTCTCGGATCTCAAGGACCGGTTCTCGAAGCTGGTGGTGGCATACACGTACGAAGGGAGGCCGGTCACGGCCTCTGAGCTCAAGGCCGTTGGGGCGATGGCGGTCATAATGAAGGACGCCATCAAGCCGAATCTCGTGCAGACCCTGGAAGGGCAACCGGCCTTCGTTCACGGGGGGCCGTTTGCCAACATCGCTTACGGAAACAACTCCATTCTTGCAACGGAGACAGCTCTGCGGCTTGCGGACTACGTGGTCACGGAAGGCGGCTTCGCCGCCGACCTGGGCGCCGAGAAGTTCTTCGACATAGTGTGCAGGATAACTGAAGTGCGCCCGCATGTTGTCGTGCTGGTCGCGTCTGTACGCGCGCTTCACCATCACGGGGGCGTGGCCAAGAGCAAGCTCGCCGAGAAGAACCTGGATGCGCTGGCGAAGGGTTGTGAAAACCTCGACAAGCATGTGACGAACGTGACAAAGAAGTTCGGCCTGCCGGTCGTCGTGGCGATCAACAGGTTCCCCGCGGACGACCGCGAGGAGCTCGAGTACCTGCAGAGGCACTGCGAGGAGCTCGGCGTGCGCTCGGCAGTCTCCGAGGTCGTGGCGAGAGGCGGCGACGGCGGGCGAGAGCTTGCCGAAGCGGTCCTTGACGCCTTGGAGCGGGATGAGCCGAACTTCAGGTTCCTGTATGACCTCGAGCTTTCCGTGAAGGAGAAGATCGAGATCCTCGCCACGGAGATCTACGGGGCCGACGGAGTCGTATACGCCGGCACCGCGGAGCGCGACATCAAGGTCATCGAAGAGCAGGGCCTGGGCGGACTGCCCATCTGCATGGCCAAGACGCAGCTTTCGCTCTCCGACGATCCGTCGCTCAGGGGGGCTCCCCGCGGGTGGAAGCTGACCGTCCGCGAGGTAAGAGCGTCCGCGGGCGCGGGGTTCCTCGTGCCGCTGTGCGGCCAGATGATGACCATGCCCGGTCTGCCCGCGCGTCCCGCCGCAGAGAACGTAGATATCGACGACGACGGGAAGATCGTCGGGTTGTTCTAA
- the gltA gene encoding NADPH-dependent glutamate synthase, with amino-acid sequence MPARVDRHLMPKQDPQERIRNFDEVALGYSPDTAVEEAKRCIGCPKRPCVAGCPVEVDIPSFVKLIAEGRFVEAARKVKEKNSLPAICGRVCPQETQCEQRCTLGKKGKPVAIGALERFAADYERTSSEGAKNDPKVAARVSAGRVAVVGSGPAGLTCAADLARMGYKVVLFESLHSTGGVLRYGIPEFRLPKAIVDEEVNYVKSLGVEIRANTLVGKTVTLDELFRDGFDAVFLGTGAGLPHFLGIPGENLNGVYSANEFLTRSNLMKAYLFPEYDTPIWVGKRVAVVGAGNVAMDAARTALRLGAEKVTIVYRRSRAEMPARLEEIENAEEEGVELMLLTNPIRVLGDERGWVRGMECIRMELGEPDESGRRRPVPVQGSEFVIDIDTMISAVGTDPNPLLVRSVPGLKIGRHGNVIVNEETGETSVPGVFAGGDIVTGSATVIAAMGAGKIAARGIDEYIRAKRERSG; translated from the coding sequence ATGCCGGCGAGAGTAGACAGGCATCTCATGCCGAAGCAAGATCCCCAGGAACGAATACGCAATTTCGACGAAGTGGCCCTCGGGTACTCGCCGGACACAGCCGTGGAGGAGGCAAAGCGATGCATTGGCTGCCCCAAGCGCCCTTGCGTGGCAGGATGCCCCGTCGAGGTGGACATCCCTTCCTTCGTGAAGCTGATCGCGGAGGGCAGGTTCGTTGAGGCAGCGAGGAAGGTCAAGGAAAAGAACAGCTTGCCTGCGATATGCGGACGGGTGTGCCCTCAGGAGACGCAGTGTGAACAGAGATGCACTTTGGGCAAGAAAGGAAAGCCCGTGGCGATAGGCGCCCTCGAACGCTTCGCGGCGGACTACGAAAGGACGTCGAGCGAGGGGGCGAAGAACGACCCAAAGGTGGCCGCGCGCGTTTCCGCGGGCAGAGTGGCGGTGGTTGGTTCGGGGCCTGCCGGGCTAACGTGCGCGGCGGACCTGGCGAGGATGGGGTACAAGGTGGTGCTCTTCGAGTCGCTCCACTCGACAGGAGGGGTGCTGCGTTACGGCATCCCGGAGTTCCGTTTGCCCAAGGCCATCGTGGACGAAGAGGTCAATTACGTGAAGAGCTTGGGAGTGGAGATCCGTGCGAACACGCTCGTGGGCAAGACGGTGACCTTGGATGAGCTCTTCCGCGATGGATTCGACGCGGTCTTCCTCGGGACCGGGGCGGGGCTTCCGCACTTCCTGGGGATACCGGGGGAGAACCTCAACGGGGTCTATTCGGCGAACGAGTTTCTCACCCGCTCGAACCTCATGAAGGCGTACCTCTTCCCGGAGTATGATACTCCGATCTGGGTCGGCAAGCGGGTGGCGGTGGTAGGCGCGGGGAACGTCGCGATGGACGCAGCCAGGACAGCACTGAGGCTCGGCGCCGAGAAGGTCACCATAGTGTACCGACGGTCTCGTGCGGAAATGCCGGCGAGACTCGAAGAGATCGAGAACGCCGAGGAAGAGGGAGTAGAACTCATGCTCCTCACCAATCCCATCAGGGTCCTCGGCGATGAGCGAGGCTGGGTGCGGGGCATGGAGTGCATCCGGATGGAGTTGGGCGAGCCCGACGAGAGCGGAAGGCGGAGGCCCGTCCCTGTGCAGGGCTCCGAGTTCGTGATCGACATCGACACGATGATATCGGCGGTGGGCACGGACCCGAATCCCCTTCTTGTGAGGAGCGTGCCTGGGCTCAAGATCGGGCGGCACGGGAACGTGATCGTAAACGAAGAGACCGGCGAGACGAGCGTGCCGGGGGTATTCGCCGGTGGGGACATAGTCACCGGGTCTGCTACCGTCATCGCTGCGATGGGGGCTGGAAAGATAGCTGCTCGCGGAATCGACGAGTACATCCGTGCTAAACGGGAAAGGAGCGGTTGA
- a CDS encoding sulfide/dihydroorotate dehydrogenase-like FAD/NAD-binding protein — translation MHRIIKKEELAPRIKLFVVEAPEIASHARPGHFFVLRLHDRGERIPLTIADSDPGAGTITMVFQEVGKSTYELGTLEEGESILDLVGPLGTPREIRRLDTVVCVAGGVGVAPIYPEAKAFHELGTRVISLVGAQTKDMLIFKDRMEAVSDEVHYATDDGSFGYHGFVTGLLHDLLAGGLRPDEVVAIGPLPMMRAACKVTAEFGVKTVVSLNAIMVDGTGMCGSCRVTVDGKTMFSCVEGPAFDGHKVDFGELMARQTRFLTEEKLAMERYKAHVEGCKCRRE, via the coding sequence ATGCACAGGATCATCAAGAAAGAAGAACTGGCTCCCAGGATCAAGCTGTTCGTGGTGGAGGCGCCGGAGATCGCGTCGCACGCCCGGCCGGGTCACTTCTTCGTGCTGCGGTTGCACGACCGGGGGGAGAGGATTCCTCTGACCATAGCGGACAGCGATCCCGGGGCGGGAACCATCACCATGGTGTTCCAAGAGGTCGGGAAGAGCACCTATGAGCTCGGGACTCTCGAGGAAGGCGAGTCAATCCTCGATCTGGTAGGGCCCCTTGGGACGCCGAGGGAGATCAGGCGGCTCGACACGGTAGTATGCGTGGCAGGCGGGGTGGGGGTGGCGCCGATTTATCCCGAAGCCAAAGCCTTTCACGAGCTGGGCACGAGAGTGATTTCTCTCGTAGGCGCCCAGACGAAGGATATGCTCATCTTCAAGGACAGGATGGAGGCGGTGAGCGACGAGGTGCATTACGCCACCGACGACGGCAGCTTCGGGTACCACGGCTTCGTGACCGGGCTCCTTCACGACCTGCTGGCAGGCGGGCTGCGTCCGGACGAGGTTGTCGCCATCGGGCCCCTTCCCATGATGCGCGCCGCGTGCAAGGTGACGGCGGAGTTCGGCGTCAAGACCGTAGTGAGTCTGAACGCTATCATGGTGGATGGCACGGGGATGTGCGGCTCGTGCCGTGTGACCGTGGACGGGAAGACGATGTTTTCCTGCGTTGAGGGACCTGCGTTCGACGGGCACAAAGTGGATTTTGGTGAGCTCATGGCGAGACAGACGCGGTTCCTGACTGAGGAGAAGCTTGCCATGGAGCGGTACAAGGCGCATGTGGAGGGATGCAAATGCCGGCGAGAGTAG